A part of Nitrososphaerota archaeon genomic DNA contains:
- a CDS encoding flavodoxin domain-containing protein: MSNNKTLIAYVTKGGATKEAAYIIANILKDKYGFDVDLINLMENLNPDLKLYRNVIIGYGVRAQRVYREALDFLKRNDLKDKKVAIFILSLEAGNPKSYENAIKKYIKNVLEKYPNVKPIAIEAFGGRIRILGFNIVNNFNIEKIKVWTEELGKELKE, from the coding sequence ATGTCTAATAATAAAACTCTTATTGCTTATGTAACAAAAGGAGGAGCAACAAAAGAAGCTGCTTATATTATTGCAAATATTCTAAAAGATAAATATGGATTTGATGTAGATTTAATTAATCTTATGGAGAATCTAAATCCTGATCTTAAATTATATAGAAATGTTATTATTGGTTATGGTGTTAGAGCACAAAGAGTTTATAGAGAAGCTTTAGACTTCCTTAAGAGAAATGATCTTAAAGATAAAAAAGTAGCAATATTTATTTTATCTCTTGAAGCTGGAAATCCTAAAAGCTATGAGAATGCTATTAAAAAATATATTAAAAATGTTTTAGAAAAATATCCTAACGTGAAACCTATTGCTATTGAAGCTTTTGGAGGAAGAATAAGAATACTTGGTTTTAATATTGTAAATAATTTTAATATAGAGAAAATTAAAGTATGGACAGAAGAACTTGGCAAAGAACTTAAAGAATAA
- a CDS encoding superoxide dismutase produces MEKNKFYVLPKLPYGYSDLKPYISEEQLKIHYEKHHQSYVNTANSILQRIDNARKNNIDIDMKSTLKELSFNIGGHLLHSLFWNNLAPAGKGGGKPGGILEDTLNNEFGSFERFKKEFTQATLSVEGSGWGALAFCKQTGRPIIMQIEKHNINVYPTFRILMVFDVFEHAYYIDYRNDRAKFIDALWNIVNWDEVNKRLEELLK; encoded by the coding sequence ATGGAGAAAAATAAATTTTATGTTTTACCAAAATTGCCTTATGGGTATTCAGATTTAAAACCATACATTTCTGAAGAACAATTAAAAATACATTATGAAAAGCATCATCAAAGTTATGTTAATACTGCTAATTCAATTCTTCAAAGAATAGATAATGCAAGAAAAAATAACATTGATATAGATATGAAATCTACTTTAAAAGAACTTTCTTTCAATATAGGAGGGCATTTATTACATTCGCTCTTTTGGAATAATTTAGCACCAGCTGGTAAAGGTGGTGGAAAGCCAGGAGGAATTTTAGAAGATACATTGAATAATGAATTTGGTAGTTTTGAAAGATTTAAAAAAGAATTTACTCAAGCTACTCTTAGTGTAGAAGGTTCAGGATGGGGAGCATTAGCTTTTTGTAAACAAACTGGTAGACCAATAATTATGCAAATAGAGAAGCACAATATTAATGTATATCCTACTTTTAGAATTCTTATGGTTTTTGATGTTTTTGAGCATGCATATTATATTGATTATAGAAATGATAGAGCAAAATTCATTGATGCTTTATGGAATATTGTAAATTGGGATGAAGTAAATAAAAGACTTGAAGAATTATTAAAATAA
- a CDS encoding DNA polymerase ligase N-terminal domain-containing protein gives MSLNEYWKKRNFEKTSEPKGKLKMGEGKIYVIQKHAARHLHYDLRLEMDGVLKSWAIPKEPPISIGIKRLAVEVEDHPIEYANFEGCFEFYTKVITEEGNLNIGNIVNEEKKIKCLSYNFKTHQLEWKPIIGWFCNGKTTNFLRIRVPGQYGGRRIITVTPNHKIFTSNGIKIAKELKVGDSIFVPGIEWSDEQFQVLIGTLLGDAHLELSKETEIPCYQLTHSSKQKKYLEFIRDMLAPHAKIHKRKNSNSWTFRFTHVGLVNIYPKFYRNKVKIISEEVLSLLDERGLAIWYMDDGYLWNKYVEFSTYGFTKEENNLIVEFLRKKWQINAKVYYKNRKKGGHIHFIHLDKISSMRFLTLVDPYILPELRYKTYLKPCKLKWKFEKGKENIIPVKIASIEKASRQKIRSQKMYDIQVEGNNNYFAGSILVSNSIPEGEYGAGKVEIWDKGSYKLIEREEDKIIIEINGKKLNGLYALIRMKKSKNWLFFKKKD, from the coding sequence ATGAGTTTAAATGAATATTGGAAAAAGAGAAATTTTGAAAAAACATCTGAGCCAAAAGGTAAATTAAAAATGGGAGAAGGAAAAATATACGTTATTCAAAAACATGCTGCTCGACATTTGCATTATGATTTACGTCTTGAAATGGATGGTGTTTTAAAATCATGGGCCATACCTAAAGAACCGCCTATTTCAATAGGTATTAAAAGATTAGCTGTAGAAGTTGAAGATCATCCAATAGAATATGCAAATTTTGAGGGTTGTTTTGAATTTTATACAAAAGTTATAACAGAAGAAGGCAATTTAAATATAGGTAATATAGTTAATGAAGAAAAGAAGATAAAATGTCTTTCTTATAATTTTAAAACGCATCAATTGGAATGGAAGCCTATTATAGGTTGGTTTTGTAATGGCAAAACAACTAATTTCTTAAGAATAAGAGTGCCTGGTCAATATGGTGGAAGACGTATAATTACCGTTACACCTAATCATAAAATATTTACTTCTAATGGTATTAAAATCGCTAAAGAATTAAAAGTTGGAGATAGTATTTTTGTTCCTGGGATAGAGTGGAGCGATGAACAATTTCAAGTTTTAATAGGGACTTTGTTAGGAGATGCTCATCTTGAACTTTCAAAAGAAACAGAAATCCCTTGCTATCAACTTACCCATAGCAGTAAGCAAAAAAAATATTTAGAATTTATAAGGGATATGCTTGCTCCTCATGCAAAAATCCATAAACGAAAAAACTCTAATTCGTGGACTTTTCGCTTTACTCATGTTGGTTTAGTTAATATTTATCCTAAATTTTATAGAAATAAAGTAAAGATAATAAGTGAAGAAGTACTCTCGCTTTTGGATGAACGTGGATTAGCAATTTGGTATATGGATGATGGATATCTTTGGAATAAATATGTCGAATTTTCTACGTATGGTTTCACAAAAGAGGAAAATAATCTTATTGTAGAATTCTTAAGAAAGAAATGGCAAATAAATGCTAAAGTTTATTATAAAAACAGAAAAAAAGGTGGTCATATACATTTTATTCATTTAGATAAAATAAGTTCCATGAGATTCCTTACATTAGTAGATCCTTATATTTTGCCAGAACTTCGTTACAAAACATATCTTAAACCATGTAAATTAAAATGGAAATTTGAAAAAGGTAAAGAGAATATAATACCAGTAAAAATAGCTTCAATTGAAAAAGCTTCAAGACAAAAAATTCGAAGTCAAAAAATGTATGATATACAAGTGGAAGGAAATAATAACTATTTTGCAGGTTCTATACTAGTGTCCAATTCGATACCAGAGGGAGAGTATGGAGCTGGAAAAGTTGAAATATGGGATAAAGGAAGTTATAAATTAATAGAAAGAGAAGAAGATAAAATTATTATAGAAATAAATGGTAAAAAATTAAATGGACTTTATGCACTTATTAGAATGAAAAAATCAAAAAATTGGCTTTTCTTTAAAAAGAAAGATTAA
- a CDS encoding aspartyl protease family protein, with translation MGITYIEGKVRGPTGKEEQVRFLIDSGATYTLLPEKVWKAIELSPMREHVFTLADGRTINRKVSECYIILPYGEAHTPVILGEADDEALLGVVTLEILGLVFNPFKRRLEPMRMLLAIIKEIGSK, from the coding sequence ATGGGCATTACATATATTGAGGGTAAAGTAAGAGGGCCAACTGGTAAAGAAGAACAAGTACGTTTTCTTATAGATAGTGGAGCAACTTATACTCTTCTTCCAGAAAAAGTATGGAAGGCTATAGAACTTTCACCTATGCGTGAGCATGTATTTACTCTTGCAGATGGAAGAACAATTAATCGAAAAGTTTCAGAATGCTATATCATATTGCCATATGGAGAAGCACATACTCCAGTTATACTTGGAGAAGCTGATGATGAAGCTCTTTTAGGAGTTGTTACTTTGGAAATACTTGGTTTAGTTTTTAATCCATTTAAAAGGAGATTAGAACCTATGCGTATGCTATTAGCAATAATAAAGGAGATAGGAAGCAAATAA
- a CDS encoding NAD(P)H-dependent oxidoreductase — translation MNRKIKEIYIPIILGTARKGRESEKVANFILKEAIKIGLQTELIDVKDYRIEATDRTKKSIQAQKFAEKINKANGLIIITPEYNHSYPGELKMMLDMLYEEYEGKPVGLCGVSSGSFGGARAIEQLILLCNALCMLPIRRKLYFPKVQDLFNEKGNIKDTSYYPLVKNFLEELINYAKKIKE, via the coding sequence ATGAATAGAAAAATTAAAGAAATTTACATACCAATTATACTTGGAACAGCACGCAAAGGTAGAGAATCTGAGAAAGTAGCGAATTTTATTTTAAAAGAAGCAATTAAAATTGGATTACAAACAGAATTAATTGATGTTAAAGATTATAGAATAGAAGCAACAGATAGGACTAAGAAATCAATTCAAGCTCAAAAATTTGCAGAAAAAATAAATAAAGCTAACGGTCTTATAATCATTACGCCCGAATATAATCATAGTTATCCTGGAGAATTAAAAATGATGTTAGATATGCTTTATGAAGAATATGAGGGAAAACCAGTAGGCTTATGTGGAGTTTCATCTGGTTCATTTGGTGGTGCAAGAGCAATAGAACAGTTAATTTTACTTTGTAATGCATTATGCATGCTTCCTATTAGAAGAAAGTTATATTTTCCTAAAGTCCAGGACTTATTTAATGAAAAAGGCAATATAAAAGATACTTCATATTATCCTTTGGTAAAAAATTTCTTAGAAGAGCTTATTAATTATGCCAAAAAGATTAAAGAATGA
- a CDS encoding VIT1/CCC1 transporter family protein: MLNNKIKGEIVNIQENEISEYFIYKKLSNSIKDVNNKKILEQISNEELKHYNLWKEYTGEEVKPNKLKIWKYFIISKIFGITFGLKLMEKGEEKAQIKYKEISKFVPIAEEIEKDENEHEKQILNLIEEEKLKYVGSMVLGLNDALVEFTGTLAGLTFALQKTSLIAMAGLIAGIAASFSMAASEYLSTKAEEGAREPLKASIYTGIAYIFTVLFLIFPYLILINPYFSLSLTIFNAIIVIFIFTFYISIAKDISFKKRFLEMISISLGIAALSFLIGFLVRIFLGIEI, encoded by the coding sequence ATGTTAAATAATAAAATAAAGGGAGAGATAGTTAATATCCAAGAAAATGAAATTAGTGAATATTTTATTTATAAAAAATTATCAAATTCAATTAAGGATGTTAATAATAAAAAAATATTAGAACAAATATCAAATGAAGAATTGAAGCATTATAATTTATGGAAAGAATATACTGGAGAAGAAGTAAAACCAAATAAATTGAAAATATGGAAATATTTTATAATTTCAAAAATTTTTGGAATAACTTTTGGATTAAAATTAATGGAGAAGGGAGAAGAAAAGGCTCAAATAAAATATAAAGAAATTTCTAAATTTGTTCCTATCGCTGAAGAAATTGAAAAAGATGAAAATGAGCATGAAAAACAAATTTTAAATTTAATTGAAGAAGAAAAACTTAAGTATGTTGGTTCTATGGTTCTTGGATTGAATGATGCACTTGTAGAATTTACTGGAACACTTGCTGGATTAACTTTCGCTCTTCAAAAAACAAGTTTAATTGCAATGGCAGGTTTAATAGCTGGAATTGCTGCTTCTTTTTCTATGGCTGCATCAGAATATTTATCTACAAAAGCAGAAGAAGGAGCTAGAGAACCTTTAAAAGCATCAATTTATACAGGAATAGCTTATATATTTACAGTTTTATTTTTAATCTTTCCATATTTAATTTTGATAAATCCATATTTTTCTCTTAGTTTAACAATTTTTAATGCCATAATAGTTATTTTCATTTTCACTTTTTATATTTCTATAGCAAAGGATATTTCATTTAAGAAGAGATTCCTTGAAATGATTTCGATTAGTTTAGGAATTGCTGCATTATCTTTTTTAATAGGTTTTTTAGTAAGAATTTTCTTAGGAATAGAAATTTAA
- a CDS encoding ZIP family metal transporter, with translation MIEGFNPILQTLFATLFTWFVTALGAATVFAFKNIDRKLLDGMLGFAAGVMISASYWSLLAPSIELAKEINSTSFIWLPPTIGFLIGSISLFLIDRILPHLHLYAEADKPEGIKTNLQKTILLTLAVTLHNIPEGLAIGVAFGAIEYGIPSASLSGAIALAIGIGIQNFPEGMAISMPLRGEGISKLKSFWYGQLSAIVEPIAGIIGASIVLISRSILPYALSFAAGAMIFVVVEELIPESQMHGNTDFATISAIIGFVVMMALDVAFG, from the coding sequence TTGATAGAAGGTTTTAATCCAATTTTGCAAACACTTTTTGCAACATTATTCACATGGTTCGTTACGGCTTTGGGTGCAGCTACCGTATTTGCATTTAAGAATATTGATAGGAAATTACTTGATGGAATGCTTGGATTTGCAGCTGGTGTTATGATTTCTGCTAGTTATTGGTCTTTGCTTGCTCCATCAATTGAATTAGCAAAAGAAATTAATTCAACTTCTTTTATTTGGCTTCCACCAACAATAGGATTTTTGATAGGTTCTATTTCTTTATTTCTTATAGATAGAATCCTTCCTCATTTGCATTTATATGCTGAAGCTGATAAACCTGAAGGGATTAAAACTAATTTGCAGAAAACTATCCTTCTAACTCTTGCAGTAACATTACATAATATTCCAGAAGGTCTTGCAATTGGTGTTGCTTTTGGTGCTATTGAATATGGAATTCCATCTGCTAGTTTATCAGGGGCTATTGCATTAGCTATTGGTATAGGAATTCAGAACTTTCCTGAAGGAATGGCAATTTCAATGCCTTTAAGAGGAGAAGGTATTTCTAAATTAAAAAGTTTTTGGTATGGGCAATTATCTGCAATTGTTGAGCCTATTGCAGGTATTATTGGAGCTTCTATTGTTTTAATTTCTAGGTCTATACTTCCATATGCATTAAGCTTTGCAGCAGGAGCTATGATATTTGTTGTAGTTGAAGAATTAATTCCAGAATCTCAAATGCATGGGAATACAGATTTTGCTACTATAAGCGCGATTATTGGTTTTGTAGTAATGATGGCTTTGGATGTAGCATTTGGGTAG